The genomic segment GCCTGCATAGTTCACGTCTTTCCACTCCTGGCTAGTTTCCAGTTTCACTTGTTGCATCTGGAAGCCACCAAAGCCTCCAGCGGGCTGTGCCATTGCTACTGCAGCGAGGCACGGCATGATAAACGACATTAATGCTTTTTTCATCGTTTGTTTGATTTTTTAAGGTTTTTGTTAGTTAATACGAATATTTGAGAAATAATACTCTCGTAGGGGTTTCTTCACAGGTTTGCCTGTCAGGGTCACCTGCTCTTTCAGTCGGATGTCTGCCGACGAGGCACCAATCTTCACAACGAAGGTGCCTGGGTCGATGTGCCACTGGCGCTGGTCGTAGTAGCCAAACTGCTCGGCATGGAGTTTGGCAGTGACGGTCTTGGTCTCGCCGTGCTTCAGACTGACACGTGCAAAGCCCTGCAACTGGATGGGGCGCAGCGGCTGGTCGTTGCTGGTGGGCGAGAGGTAAATCTGGGCAATCTCGTCGGCATCCATCTCGCCTGTGTTCTTCACCTGGAACGACAGGGTGACGCCATCGCCATCGGTGGCCGACTCCTTCTCTATCTTCAGGTTACTATATTCAAAAGTGGTGTAGGTCATGCCAAAGCCGAAGGGCCACTGCACGCGTGGGTCCTGCTCGGCGCTGTAGTTATAGCACAGCGGCTCGTAGACCTCCGTATTGGGGTAACTGACAGAGAGCTTGGCCGATGGTGCCACATAGCCATAGAGGATGTCGGCCACGGCATGACCGCCCTCCTCGCCAGGATACCATGCCTGAACGAAAGCTGAGCAGCGCTCGGCCAGGTCGCCCACTACCTGGGCACGGCCGCCAAAGACCACCAGAATAACTGGCTTGCCCGTTTTCAGCAGGTCGTTGACGTATTGCTCCTGCTGTCCAGGCAGACGCAGTCCCTGACGGTCGCGGTTCTCGCCACACAGCATCACGTTCTCGCCCATGCAGGCAATGATCACGTCGGCCTCCTTGGCCATTCTGAGAGCTTCCTGCTTGTCGGCCTTCTCGCCAGCATCCACCTTACGGTGCAGGATGTCATACTCCCACGCTCTGATGTCGCCACCTTTCTTGAAGTCGGTCTCAATCGTATCGGTCCAGTCGCAACCACGCGAATAGGTGATGGTCATATGACTGGGTTTGCGGTCTTTCATGCCCTCGAGTAGGGTGACCACATGCGGGTGGTCCAGGTCTTCCGTCACCTTTTTCCAGAAATAGCTCATGGCAGGGAACGAGTAGTCGCCACACATGGCCCACATGGTGTTGGCGTTAGGCCCAGTGATAAAGACCTTTTCGGGCGATTTACCCTCGTCCAGGGGCAGGGTGCCGTCGTTCCTCAGCAACACCACACTCTGGGTGGCAATGTCGTAGGCCGTCTGGCGCTCCTCTGGAGTGTCGAGCACGATGGGTTCCGTGCTATAGAGATAGGCATCCTTGTCCATCATTCCTGCGCGATACTTATACCTCAGCACATCCTTCACGGCACGTTCAAAGGCCTCAGGCTTCACCAGTCCCTGGTCCAGTCCTGCCTGTAGGTGCTTGTAGTTATCGCCGTGGGGGAAGTCCACATCATTGCCAGCATTGATAGCAGCGGCAGCCTTTTCGATGGGACTGTCCATGCCTGGAATCTGGTCGATGGCAGTATAGTCGCTCACCACCATGCCATCGAAGCCGAGGTAGTTGCGAAGGATATCCTGAAGGATGGTGCTGTCGGCCACACAGGTGACGGCCTTGCCGTTCATGGCGTGATAGCCAGGCATCACGGCCTTACTGCCAGCCCAGCGTATCATCGTCTCGTGGGGCATCAGGATCTCTTCCATCAGTTCTTTCTCGCTGGCATTGCCACCACCGCCATAGCCCAGGTAGTGCTTCGAGCAGGCACCCACGCCCTTCTTCAGGTCGCCCTGTTGCAGACCCATCACAAAGGCTGTGCCCATGACGGCCGAGAGATAGCCATCCTCGCCATACGATTCCTCCAGACGGTTGAACGACGGGGTGCGGCAGACGTCGACCATAGGCGACAACGACAGTATGCCGCCCATCTTTCGCATGGCGGTGGCTGTCTGCTGGGTCTTCAATTCGGCCAACTCAGGGTTGAACGAGCAGGCCTGACCAATCTGCTGGGGATAGATGGTGGCACCACGGGTATTGATGCCTGAAAGTACCTCCTCGTGAAAAAGGGCTGGTATGCCGTGAGGAGTTTTTTCTTTGAGCCACGTCTGAAGTTGGGCCACACGGTTGCGCAGGTCCTCCGGCTCGCGTGGCTTCTGACTGGCATATTGCGAGAAATGACCCATGCCGTTGGGAATCAGTTGGCGACACTTGGTGGTGTCCAACTGCCCCTCGTCGTCGAAGAGGTCGTCCATATACATGCTGCACAGTTGGGCAATGCGCTCCTCCTGCGTCATGCTGTTGTATAGCTCATCAATCTGCTGTTCCATATCGTTGTTGCTGGTGCAGGCCGTCAGTAATACGGCAGCCAATTGCATCGTCATAAGAAGTTTCTTCATCCTTGTTAGTCGATATTTATAGTCGATTCGCCTGCAAAGGTAATAAAAAGGTGAGAAAACCAAAAGGAATTTGCCGTTTTTTACTACCTTTGCATCCGTTTTTCATATGAAGATGACACCAACAGGACGTTTCGCACCCTCGCCAACAGGCCGTATGCATCTGGGCAATGTGTTCAGTGCGCTGTTGTCGTGGCTGTCGGCCAAGAGCAAGGGCGGACAGTGGCTCTTGCGCATCGAGGATATCGACCCAGGGCGTTCGCGCCAATGCTTTGCCGACCAACTGATGGACGACCTCGAATGGCTGGGACTGACGTGGGACGGCAAGCCCGTCTATCAGAGTGAGCGCTCAGAGATCTACGAGCATTACTTTGAGATGCTCAGGGCGCAGGGCATCACCTATCCCTGCTATTGCACACGTGCCGACCTACTGGCCACGCAGGCGCCTCACGAGAGTGATGGACGCGTGGTCTATCCTGGCACCTGCCGTCACTTGAAGGAGCAGCCCAACAAGCCTGCCGCCACGCGTCTCATCGTGCCCGATAGGGACATCACCTTTGTCGATGGGCACTATGGTACGCAGTCGGTCAACCTGGCCCATCATGTGGGCGACTTCATCATCCGCCGAAAGGATGGGGCCTGGGCCTACCAGCTGGTGGTGGTCATCGACGATGCCCTGATGGGTGTCACAGAGGTGGTGCGTGGCTGCGACCTACTGCTCTCGTCGCCACAGCAGATGTACGTGGCGCAGTGTCTTGGTTTCACGCCGCCACAGTTCATCCACCTGCCCTTGTTATGCAACGAGCAGGGACAGCGACTGTCCAAGCGCGATGGCGGTCTCGACATGGGTGCGCTTCGTCAGCACCACACGGCCCCAGAGATCATTGGTCTGCTGGCCCACCTTGCCGGCCTGCAGTCTTCGCCAGCTCCCATCACCCCAGAAGAACTCCTCCCCACCTTCTCGTGGAATCGCATCCCTACCGTTCTTCCGCCAGTTAAGGAAAGCGACCTGCCCACGCTTTAAACAGAGTGAAGAAACGAAAACATTTTACAATAGCGCCTCTGAGATTTAAAAATTCTGAGCCAAAAATTTTTTCTGTGCGTACAGGCGAAATATGAGCATGTTCGTAAAATGCTGAAAATGAGAGAGTTGCGAAATTGACTCGAAAAGTGTAAAGATTTAGAACGCAATCGAATATTCGTTTAGGTTGTAACGGAGCCTGAGTTACACTGCAACGGAGGCTGTTTTGCATGGTAAAACAGCATGAGTTGCATCGTAAAACAGCCTCCGTTGCATGGTGAAATCGATAGGGGTATGAAAAAAGGGGCCAAAAGCCCCTTTTTTGCGTTCTAGTTTGCATTTTTTCAGAACCCTGTTTTTTGGCAATAAAACTTAACAAGGCGATTATTTCTTCTTCACTGAAGGATAGTTTCCTGGCGAATAGATGTACTCATACTGGGTGAGCGACGTATTGTTTTTGTATAAGTCGCCCAATTCGTTATTCAGCGTCTTCACCTTCGCCTCAAGACTCGCTTCATCCAAGGCTGTAAGGTCGGTGGACTGATAGCAGCCGACGACCTGACCACTGTTGCTGCCAATAAGGGTGGTGGTGCCCGTCTCGCCAGTGCAGTAGGAGGCATAGATGAGGCCGTAGTTCGTTCCCACCAGTGCGCCATCCGTGGTGTTCACATCGTCGATAACCTTACAGCCACCAATGGTGCCATCGTTCGTGTTGGCCAAGGCGCCACTGCCAGCGATGGTGCCGATAGAGGTGATGTGCAACTGCTCGATGCAGGCATGCTCGCCCAGACTGACGAATAGCGGACTGCCATAGAGTCGGTTGATATAGCGGTCGCCACCAAGGAAGGTGCCGTCGAACGACTTGCCATCCTCGCCAATGCCTATCCATGCGACAGGGTTTACATTAGATGTCTCACTCTCCACATTCGTCTTCGCTGTGCTGCTCTGCATGGTGATGTCGGCATCCAGTCGGACGAACTTACCAGAAAAGCTCTCGCCAGCTTTCACCTCCTTGGCAAACGACAACAGTTGTGAGGCCGACGTGATGCGATAAGGGTTTTCTCTTGTGCCTTCGTTGCCATAGATATCCAGGAGTTTTCCCTCCTTCAGATAGAGCCATGTGGCATCGTCGACGTTGGCATTGGCATCGCTGTGGATGGTCACAGCGCTGTTGATATCCATGAAGGTCGACTTCTTGCGCAAGGCACCCAGGTCGGGCGTAGCCACGAAGTTCCAGTCGCTATACGTCACATCCACGTACATCCGTTCGTTCTGGTGGTTCAGCGAGATGTTCAGTGTGGTGCACACGCCAGGATTGAAGTGGACCGTATCGCCAAACTCGCCCTGATAGGTCTTTTTGACGGTCTGGGTGGGATCCATCGCATCAGGATATTCCACCTCGAACGAGAACTTCAACGGCTCTTTGTTGTTTGAAAGACCATGGAACGTGGCGTTCTGAGGCGTGGTCAGACCATAAAACGTAAACGTCTTACTCTGCGCCTTTCCCTCGCCTTCAGGCTTGGCACACCAAAGGGTGATATTCTTGCAGACCTGCTGCTCGTTATTGAAATCGAGCGCTGTGACATCATCCTTCTTGTTGCCACCCCATGTGTATTTGCAGGGCTGATTATAGAGCACCATGTTGCTGACCTTGACCAACGTATCCACAGCTGTGGCACTGGCAGCGAAGTCCTTGATGTTCACAATGGCGCGCACATTACTCAAGGCATGGGTGAAATAGACGGTGGTGGTCAAGCCGCCATTGTCGGCCTTCGTGGTGTCGCTGAAGAGAATCAGCGGATCCTCCTTCTCGATGTCCTCATTGCGCGAGTAAACGATAACATCTTTGCCTTTGCCCAACTCGCCAGCATAGGTGTCGTAGGTACTGTTGCCCACAGAATTCGTCTCCGTCTCCCACTGATAGCCTTTAGGCAGGTTATAGGCAATGAAGGTGTGATTGCTATGACCATCGGTCCAGTAGATCTTCTCTGGATCGTCGTTGGTGCCGTTAGGCGTGCGCTCCCAGTTTGTGCCATTATACTGATAATGGATGTTGCTATAGGTGAAAGCATCCAGCGGACTCTTCGTACGCTTGATGGTGGTGAATACAATCTCGTCGTCGTCCACGAACTTAGTGCGCCCCACGCTGACCTTCAGGGGGTCGATGGTAGCAGCACGCGTGATGAGGGCCTCCTCGCCAGCGATGGCCACCTGTATGCCTTTCATCTCCAGGACTTCATCGTTCGCAGAGAACACTTCCTCGTCAGTGCTGCAGGCAGCAAGGAGGGCCGTCAGGGCCAGGAACAGTATCTTATGTCGTTTCATCATATCGTCATCTTTACTTTATAGAGTTTGCCTGCTTCGAAGGTGGTCTGGTTCAACTGCATGCTGTAGCGCTTCTCGCCATCGCGCAGCCAGAAGGTGGGATTCTTTGAAAGTGTGCAGGGAGGCACAATCAGTCGATAGGTCTTGCTGCCAGCATTGTAGGCCGTATAGATGCCATCCTGCGAGATGTCGCTGATGACCTTCGTATATGACTTGTTCTGGTTGTCGTCCACCACAGCCACACCTATCACAGTGCCGTTTTGAGCCTGGGTGCAACTGTGCTTGCTCTGGTAGCCATAGCTGTTGGAGTTCACCTTACTCTTGGCAGCATAATAGTCGCCCACGATCACCTCTGCCTGATCGATATCGGGCATGCCCTCGAGGGTGAGCACGGCATTGTCAGTGATACCAATATTAGTACTGTCATTAACAGTAACGAGCAGGGCCGCCATCACATGCTTAAAACTCAGATGCACGTTGTACGAGCCCGTCTGCTGGATGGTCTGTGCCCACATCAGGTCGCTGGCCTTATAGTTGGCCTCCTTGGTCTGGTTGGCATGGAACACGTTACTGTATTGCTCCACACGCGTGCCGTTGCCAGCGATAAAGATCTGCTCCTCGCTCCAGGTCTGGGCTGTATAGACATAGGGTGTCTGCTGGGCTTCGTAGCGATCGTAGATATTGGGCGAGTTTGATGATGTGTAGTCGCCGTTGATATCATAGCCATCATTTGCCACGATCGTTGCCCACTGATTAGTGTTCCATTTCAAAAGCCAGAAGGCGTCAAAGCTGTTGCCATAGGTGGTCTCGCCAAACTCAGTATGCGCTGAGAAGGGGCAGATAATCTTCAGCTTAATCTTGTCGCCATCCTCGAAGGCATTGCCCTCGAAGTTGGTACGCGTAACGTCCTCGCCCTCGAAGTGGTCGATAGAGGTCGAGAACGACAGGATGCCAGACGACTGCTGCGCCTGCTCTGCATCATCGGCAGTACAGGCAGTCAGTAGTATGGCCATTCCAAAGAAAAGTATCTTGTTGATATTCATTGACTTGCGTGATTTAGTTGTTCTGTATCAGTGGGTTCCAACTGTCCTCTACTGCAGGCACACCTGCTTCCAGTGTGGGGTAGAGGTGGGTGTAGCCAACCGTTGACGACTGATAGTGCATCTGACAGGGGTACTTGGTGCCAATAGTAGAGCTGTTGTACTTCCAGATGGCATAGTTCATGGCCTTCCAGGGGGCCAAGCCGTACATCTCTGGCTTCATATTGTCAGGCAGCGTGTAGTAGTCCACATTGTTGCCAATCAGATAGTCGTTCTTGGCTTTCAGGATGTGCGACTTCCTGCCACGGATATACTGCTGATAGGGATAGCTGTCGGTGATGTTGCCCACGGCATTGGTCTTGGGCGACTTTTCTATGTCGTAGTAGTTGCACATGAACGAACCCCACGTCACGTTGTTCCTCGACTGAGGGGCAAAGAATTTGGTGGTGCCTGCATAGGCGCCCAGCAGTGCGCCTGTGTTTTGAGGAATGCCAGCGGCAGCCTGCATGCAGCCCTGCATGGTGAGGTTGTCGGCCTTGCCCACCAGTGCACCACTGGCATTGCCCACGTGGATGCAGCCAACCACATAGCTGGCGCCCGTCAGACTGTTGGCAATGGCGCACTCGCTACTGTTGCATAGCAGCGAGATGCCTGCGATATAACAGCCCCAGCCCGATTTGCCACTGGATACGGCTGTGTTGAGCAGACTGACATCGTGGGTACTCTCTATGCGCAGGTTGGTGATGGCACCATCCTTCACGTGGTCGAAGAGGTACTTCTTCGTCATGTTCAGATTGGTGAGCGTATGTCCGTTGCCTTTGAAGTAGCCTCTGAAGGGGTACTTCTCCTTCTCGCCGATGCTGGGCAACTCCCAGTCGTAGAGATCGAGGTCGTTCGTCAGGTTCACCTCATAGCGGTTGTCAAAGTCGGTATCGTAGAAGTCCATGGGACCAGTGACATAGTCCTCGATGACATAGGCCTTCTGGGTTGAGACGGTGGGATAGAAATGGGGATAGAACACATAACCCATTGCCTCGGCCTCTTCCATCGTAATCTGGTCGCCGTTGTCCAGTATCCACCAATAGGTCTCGAAGCCGTCTTCATCCTTGATGGTGTCGTTCTTCTCGCCAAGACGCACCTCACCACGTTTCAGTCCATTCATCCTTGTAGCAGCTGTGCCGTTGACAAGATGGATAAATGTGCGAAACTCCGTCTGGTTCTTGATGCTGAACGAAGGCAGGAAGGCACCACCTTTAAGAGCTGTTTTGGCAGCCTCGCGATAGGCCGTGGTCCACCAGTCGAAGTCGAGTTTTTCTTTGGCTTGCGCCTCGTTCTGGCCGTTTTGTTCTTTCTGGTCCTGCTCGTCCCACGAGAACTGGTCGACAGGCGTGATGGTGAGTTTGTCGTAGTGATAGCCCACGTTGAACAGATAGCTATAGCCGGCCTTCAGCGTCAAGCCATTGGGATATGCGGCCTTCTCACCCTTCTTGATGTCACTCAGCGCGAAGATGTGATAGTTGCTCTCGCTGCCTGTAGAGCCATCGGTGGCGTGTCTGTCGCCGTTGTTCACATCGTAGAGCCACACCTTGAAACGGGTGCAGGCAGGCAGCACCAACTCGTGACCCTTCTGCTTGTCGCTCATATCAAAGGGAATCGACATCATATAGAGGCGACCGTCGTTATGATTGAACACTGGGCGCTGCACGTCCGTACGGATGGCATCAGCACCCATCTCGCCTATCTTCACGATGCCTTTGACAGATTTCTCGAAGACGTTGAAGTATTGGGTGGTGTCATAACGTTCCTTGGTCATAGCCGTCAGGAGGAAGGTC from the Prevotella sp. E15-22 genome contains:
- the gluQRS gene encoding tRNA glutamyl-Q(34) synthetase GluQRS → MTPTGRFAPSPTGRMHLGNVFSALLSWLSAKSKGGQWLLRIEDIDPGRSRQCFADQLMDDLEWLGLTWDGKPVYQSERSEIYEHYFEMLRAQGITYPCYCTRADLLATQAPHESDGRVVYPGTCRHLKEQPNKPAATRLIVPDRDITFVDGHYGTQSVNLAHHVGDFIIRRKDGAWAYQLVVVIDDALMGVTEVVRGCDLLLSSPQQMYVAQCLGFTPPQFIHLPLLCNEQGQRLSKRDGGLDMGALRQHHTAPEIIGLLAHLAGLQSSPAPITPEELLPTFSWNRIPTVLPPVKESDLPTL
- a CDS encoding fimbrillin family protein; its protein translation is MNINKILFFGMAILLTACTADDAEQAQQSSGILSFSTSIDHFEGEDVTRTNFEGNAFEDGDKIKLKIICPFSAHTEFGETTYGNSFDAFWLLKWNTNQWATIVANDGYDINGDYTSSNSPNIYDRYEAQQTPYVYTAQTWSEEQIFIAGNGTRVEQYSNVFHANQTKEANYKASDLMWAQTIQQTGSYNVHLSFKHVMAALLVTVNDSTNIGITDNAVLTLEGMPDIDQAEVIVGDYYAAKSKVNSNSYGYQSKHSCTQAQNGTVIGVAVVDDNQNKSYTKVISDISQDGIYTAYNAGSKTYRLIVPPCTLSKNPTFWLRDGEKRYSMQLNQTTFEAGKLYKVKMTI
- a CDS encoding glycoside hydrolase family 3 C-terminal domain-containing protein — translated: MKKLLMTMQLAAVLLTACTSNNDMEQQIDELYNSMTQEERIAQLCSMYMDDLFDDEGQLDTTKCRQLIPNGMGHFSQYASQKPREPEDLRNRVAQLQTWLKEKTPHGIPALFHEEVLSGINTRGATIYPQQIGQACSFNPELAELKTQQTATAMRKMGGILSLSPMVDVCRTPSFNRLEESYGEDGYLSAVMGTAFVMGLQQGDLKKGVGACSKHYLGYGGGGNASEKELMEEILMPHETMIRWAGSKAVMPGYHAMNGKAVTCVADSTILQDILRNYLGFDGMVVSDYTAIDQIPGMDSPIEKAAAAINAGNDVDFPHGDNYKHLQAGLDQGLVKPEAFERAVKDVLRYKYRAGMMDKDAYLYSTEPIVLDTPEERQTAYDIATQSVVLLRNDGTLPLDEGKSPEKVFITGPNANTMWAMCGDYSFPAMSYFWKKVTEDLDHPHVVTLLEGMKDRKPSHMTITYSRGCDWTDTIETDFKKGGDIRAWEYDILHRKVDAGEKADKQEALRMAKEADVIIACMGENVMLCGENRDRQGLRLPGQQEQYVNDLLKTGKPVILVVFGGRAQVVGDLAERCSAFVQAWYPGEEGGHAVADILYGYVAPSAKLSVSYPNTEVYEPLCYNYSAEQDPRVQWPFGFGMTYTTFEYSNLKIEKESATDGDGVTLSFQVKNTGEMDADEIAQIYLSPTSNDQPLRPIQLQGFARVSLKHGETKTVTAKLHAEQFGYYDQRQWHIDPGTFVVKIGASSADIRLKEQVTLTGKPVKKPLREYYFSNIRIN
- a CDS encoding fimbrillin family protein; protein product: MMKRHKILFLALTALLAACSTDEEVFSANDEVLEMKGIQVAIAGEEALITRAATIDPLKVSVGRTKFVDDDEIVFTTIKRTKSPLDAFTYSNIHYQYNGTNWERTPNGTNDDPEKIYWTDGHSNHTFIAYNLPKGYQWETETNSVGNSTYDTYAGELGKGKDVIVYSRNEDIEKEDPLILFSDTTKADNGGLTTTVYFTHALSNVRAIVNIKDFAASATAVDTLVKVSNMVLYNQPCKYTWGGNKKDDVTALDFNNEQQVCKNITLWCAKPEGEGKAQSKTFTFYGLTTPQNATFHGLSNNKEPLKFSFEVEYPDAMDPTQTVKKTYQGEFGDTVHFNPGVCTTLNISLNHQNERMYVDVTYSDWNFVATPDLGALRKKSTFMDINSAVTIHSDANANVDDATWLYLKEGKLLDIYGNEGTRENPYRITSASQLLSFAKEVKAGESFSGKFVRLDADITMQSSTAKTNVESETSNVNPVAWIGIGEDGKSFDGTFLGGDRYINRLYGSPLFVSLGEHACIEQLHITSIGTIAGSGALANTNDGTIGGCKVIDDVNTTDGALVGTNYGLIYASYCTGETGTTTLIGSNSGQVVGCYQSTDLTALDEASLEAKVKTLNNELGDLYKNNTSLTQYEYIYSPGNYPSVKKK